The Vanessa atalanta chromosome 2, ilVanAtal1.2, whole genome shotgun sequence genome has a segment encoding these proteins:
- the LOC125074329 gene encoding spectrin alpha chain isoform X3, with the protein MEQIPPPKEVKILETAEDIQERREQVLNRYEDFKQEARAKREKLEDSRRFQYFKRDADELESWIQEKLQAASDESYKDPTNLQAKIQKHQAFEAEVAAHSNAIVVLDNTGSEMISAGHFESETIRKRLDELHRLWELLLSRLAEKGMKLQQALVLVQFLRHCDEVMFWIHDKETFVCADEFGSDLEHVEVLQRKFDEFQKDMAAQEYRVTEVNQLAERLVLEGHPERETIVKRKDELNEAWQRLRQMALMRQERLFGAHEIQRFNRDADETIAWISEKDVVLGSDDYGRDLATVQTLQRKHEGVERDLAALEDKVATLDGEAARLAAIHADHAPAIHSKRDEIAQAWQRLVQKAQERRTELESSHALHRFLADYRDLVSWMSDIRALIAADDLAKDVPGAEALLERHQEHKGEMDAREDVMNACVSSGQALVEGGHRGAADVQAALDTLHRDRAALHALWEQRRVLYLQCMDLQLFYRDTEQADAWMHKQEAFLANEDVGDSLDSVEALLKKHEDFEKSLAAQEEKIKALDEFATKLIEGQHYAADDVAQRREMLLERRAALLEKSNQRRALLEDAYKYQQFERDCDETKGWINEKLKFATDDSYLDPTNLNGKVQKHQNFEQELQANKPRVDEINALGSKLLEQEHFAKPQIEARVDELGTIWERLVQASETKGSKLQEAAAQQQFNRASEDIELWLSEVEGQLLSEDYGKDLTSVQNLQKKHALLEADVSSHAERIEALRAQAEQFIEKGHFDADNIKAKRDALVARYAALDKPMAVRKRRLLDSLQAQQLFRDLDDEAAWIREKEPIIASTNRGRDLIGVQNLMKKHQAVMGEMAQHEARVEAVRAAGAALRDAGHFAAADIAARLHALHHTWTQLQEKALQRKQDLEDSLQAQQYFADANEAESWMREKEPMANTQDYGKDEDSSEALLKKHEALLSDLEAFGNTIKALREQANSCRQQESPVVDVSGKECVVALYDYAEKSPREVSMKRGDVLTLLNSNNKDWWKVEVNDRQGFVPAAYVKKIDAGLSSSQQNLVDSSSIAARQTQIEAQYDNLLALARERQNKLNETVKAYVLVREAAELATWIKDKEMHAQVQDVGEDLEQVEVMQKKFDDFQNDLRANEVRLAEMNEIAVQLMTVGQTEAALKIKTQMQELNSKWTSLQQLTAERAAQLGSAHEVQRFHRDVDETKDWIAEKEQALATDDLGRDLRSVQTLQRKHEGLERDLAALGDKIRQLDDTANRLMATHGDSADATYSKQREINEAWHQLQARANARKEKLLDSYDLQRFLSDYRDLMAWINSMMALVSSEELANDVTGAEALLERHQEHRTEMDARAGTFQALELFGQQLLQGGHYASVDIQDKLNAMADARQDLERAWVARRMKLDQNLELQLFYRDCEQAEAWMGAREAFLAPPPAADAPDAADNVEQLIKKHEDFDKAINAHEEKIAQLQTLADQLIASDHYAADPIDKKRKQVLDRWRHLKEALIEKRSRLGDEQTLQQFSRDADEMENWIAEKLQLATEESYKDPANIQSKHQKHQAFEAELAANAERIQSVLAMGGNLVQRGQCSGSEDAVQARLASIADQWEFLTQKTTEKSLKLKEANKQRTYIAAVKDLDFWLGEVESLLTSEDSGKDLASVQNLMKKHQLVEADIQAHEDRINDMNAQADALVSSGQFDSAGIGSRRAAINERFERVRALAAHRRARLHEANTLHQFFRDIADEESWIKEKKLLVASDDYGRDLTGVQNLLKKHKRLEAELASHEPAVQAVQEAGEKLKDVSNVGVAEIEQRLRALAQAWDALQALAAERGAKLQQSLAYQQFLAKLDEEEAWISEKQQLVVVSECGDSMAAVQGLLKKHEALEAELASRGERVRELTAEGERLLAAGNLHSEALAHRLDQLQSKLEKLTSLAARRKAALVDNSAYLQLLWKADVVESWIADKETHVRSDEFGRDLSTVQTLLTKQDTFDAGLAAFEHEGIQNITALKEQLVAAGHEQSAAISRRHGDVIARWQRLLADSAARKQRLLQLQDQFRQIEELYLTFAKKASAFNSWFENAEEDLTDPVRCNSIEEIRALRDAHAQFQASLSSAQSDFEALAELDAQIKSFNVGANPYTWFTMEALEETWRNLRKIIAERDVELTKEAQRQEENDKLRKEFAKHANAFHQWLTETRYRLLGWDGTSMMEGTGSLEAQLAALRQRATEVRARRSDLRRLEELGAALEEHLILDNRYTEHSTVGLAQQWDQLDQLSMRMQHNLEQQIQARNHSGVSEDALKEFSMMFKHFDKDRSGRLNHHEFKSCLRALGYDLPMVEEGQPDPEFEAILNVVDPNRDGQVSLQEYMAFMISKETENVQSSEEIENAFRAITAHQDRAYVTKDELYANLTKEMADYCVARMKPYVDSKTERPIPNALDYIDFTRTLFQN; encoded by the exons ATGGAGCAGATTCCACCTCCTAAGGAGGTGAAAATCCTTGAGACAGCGGAGGATATTCAAGAGCGTCGTGAGCAG GTCCTCAACCGTTATGAAGACTTTAAGCAAGAGGCTCGGGCTAAGCGCGAGAAGTTGGAGGACTCCCGTCGGTTCCAGTACTTCAAGCGCGATGCTGACGAGCTTGAATCGTGGATCCAGGAGAAATTGCAAGCTGCTAGTGATGAGAGTTACAAAGATCCTACGAACTTGCAG GCCAAGATACAAAAGCATCAGGCATTCGAGGCGGAGGTTGCCGCTCACTCTAACGCCATTGTAGTTCTGGACAACACCGGCAGTGAGATGATATCTGCTGGTCATTTTGAATCCGAGACAATTCGCAAGAGGCTCGACGAGCTGCACCGCTTGTGGGAGCTTCTGCTGTCTCGTCTCGCCGAGAAAGGCATGAAGCTGCAGCAGGCGCTCGTTTTGGTGCAGTTCCTGCGCCATTGCGATGAAGTTATGTTCTGGATTCATGACAag gaAACTTTCGTATGTGCGGACGAATTCGGCTCAGATCTGGAGCACGTCGAAGTTCTGCAGCGCAAGTTTGACGAGTTCCAAAAGGACATGGCGGCGCAAGAGTACCGCGTCACTGAAGTCAACCAGCTCGCCGAGCGACTCGTGCTGGAGGGACATCCCGAACGAGAGACCATTGTGAAGAGGAAAGAT GAATTAAATGAAGCCTGGCAGCGTCTTCGTCAAATGGCGCTGATGCGTCAGGAGCGCCTGTTCGGCGCGCACGAGATACAACGCTTCAACCGCGACGCAGACGAGACCATCGCCTGGATCTCGGAGAAGGACGTAGTGCTGGGATCGGATGATTACGGTCGAGATCTGGCTACAGTGCAGACTCTGCag CGCAAACACGAAGGTGTGGAACGAGACCTGGCTGCATTAGAAGATAAAGTGGCCACACTCGACGGCGAGGCTGCGCGCCTGGCCGCCATACACGCAGACCACGCACCCGCCATACATTCCAAGCGCGATGAGATCGCCCAGGCGTGGCAGAGACTCGTACAAAAAGCTCAG gAACGCCGCACCGAGCTGGAGTCGTCGCACGCCCTGCACCGCTTCCTGGCCGACTACCGCGACCTCGTCTCGTGGATGAGCGACATCCGCGCGCTCATCGCGGCCGACGACCTCGCCAAGGACGTGCCCGGGGCGGAGGCGCTGCTCGAGAGACACCAGGAGCACAAG GGCGAGATGGACGCGCGCGAGGACGTGATGAACGCGTGCGTGAGCAGCGGGCAGGCGCTGGTGGAGGGCGGCCACCGCGGCGCCGCCGACGTGCAGGCGGCGCTGGACACGCTGCACCGCGACCGCGCCGCGCTGCACGCGCTGTGGGAGCAGCGCCGCGTGCTGTACCTGCAGTGCATGGACCTGCAGCTGTTCTACCGCGACACGGAGCAGGCCGACGCCTGGATGCACAAGCAGGAG GCATTCCTCGCCAACGAAGATGTCGGTGACTCCCTCGATTCGGTGGAAGCGCTACTTAAGAAACACGAGGACTTCGAGAAATCTTTGGCAGCTCAGGAAGAAAAGATTAAGGCGCTGGACGAGTTCGCGACCAAACTGATTGAAGGCCAGCACTACGCTGCCGACGATGTGGCACAACGTAGAGAAATG ctTCTGGAACGACGTGCTGCTCTTCTAGAAAAGTCAAACCAGCGTCGGGCACTCCTAGAGGACGCCTACAAATACCAGCAGTTTGAGAGAGACTGTGATGAAACCAAGG GTTGGATAAACGAGAAGCTCAAGTTCGCCACCGACGACTCGTACCTCGACCCCACGAACCTGAACGGCAAGGTGCAGAAGCACCAGAACTTCGAGCAGGAGCTGCAAGCCAACAAACCGCGCGTGGACGAGATCAACGCGCTCGGCAGCAAGCTGCTCGAACAGGAACACTTCGCTAAAC CACAAATCGAGGCACGCGTCGACGAGTTGGGTACGATTTGGGAGAGGCTCGTGCAGGCGTCGGAGACGAAGGGCAGCAAGCTCCAGGAGGCGGCCGCGCAGCAGCAGTTCAACCGAGCCTCCGAAGACATCGAGCTGTGGCTCTCGGAGGTCGAGGGGCAGCTGCTCAGCGAGGATTACGGAAAA GATCTGACTAGCGTGCAGAATCTGCAAAAGAAGCATGCGTTGCTGGAGGCAGACGTGAGCTCGCACGCGGAGCGCATCGAAGCGTTGCGCGCGCAGGCGGAACAGTTCATCGAGAAAGGACACTTCGACGCCGATAACATTAAAGCTAAGCGG GACGCGCTAGTGGCCCGCTACGCCGCACTCGATAAGCCAATGGCAGTACGCAAGCGGCGCCTGCTCGACTCGCTTCAGGCGCAGCAGCTCTTCCGGGACCTCGACGACGAGGCCGCCTGGATCCGCGAAAAGGAACCAATAATCGCATCGACCAACAGAG GTCGCGACCTGATCGGAGTGCAGAACCTGATGAAGAAGCACCAGGCGGTGATGGGCGAGATGGCGCAGCACGAGGCGCGCGTGGAGGCCgtgcgcgcggcgggcgcggcgctgcGCGACGCCGGACACTTCGCCGCCGCCGACATCGCCGCGCGCCTGCACGCGCTGCACCACACCTGGACGCAGCTGCAGGAGAAGGCGCTGCAG CGCAAACAAGACCTCGAGGACTCGCTCCAAGCGCAGCAGTACTTCGCCGACGCCAACGAGGCGGAGTCGTGGATGCGCGAGAAGGAGCCGATGGCGAACACGCAGGACTACGGCAAGGACGAGGACTCGTCGGAGGCTCTGCTCAAGAAGCACGAGGCCCTGCTCTCTGATCTCGAGGCCTTCGGAAATACCATCAAGGCGCTGCGGGAGCAGGCCAACTCCTGTCGG CAACAGGAGTCGCCGGTGGTGGACGTGTCGGGCAAGGAGTGCGTGGTGGCGCTGTACGACTACGCGGAGAAGTCTCCGCGCGAGGTGTCCATGAAGCGCGGCGACGTGCTCACGCTGCTCAACTCCAACAACAAG GATTGGTGGAAAGTGGAGGTCAACGATCGTCAGGGCTTCGTACCGGCGGCCTACGTTAAGAAAATCGACGCCGGTCTCTCGTCCTCGCAACAAAACCTCGTCGATTCCAGCTCTATCGCTGCCAGGCAGACTCAG atcgAGGCCCAGTATGATAATCTGCTAGCTTTGGCCCGCGAGCGCCAGAACAAACTCAACGAGACTGTAAAGGCGTACGTGCTCGTGAGAGAAGCGGCGGAGCTCGCAACATGGATCAAGGACAAG GAGATGCACGCGCAAGTGCAAGACGTCGGCGAAGACCTGGAACAGGTGGAGGTTATGCAGAAGAAGTTCGACGACTTCCAGAACGACCTGCGCGCCAACGAGGTGCGCCTCGCCGAGATGAACGAGATCGCCGTGCAGCTCATGACGGTCGGGCAGACCGAGGCCGCGCTCAAGATCAAGACGCAGATGCAG GAGCTGAACTCGAAGTGGACGTCGCTGCAGCAGCTGACGGCGGAGCGCGCGGCGCAGCTGGGCTCGGCGCACGAGGTGCAGCGCTTCCACCGGGACGTGGACGAGACCAAGGACTGGATCGCAGAGAAGGAGCAGGCGCTCGCCACCGACGACCTCGGCCGCGACCTGCGCTCCGTGCAGACGCTGCAGC GTAAGCACGAGGGCCTGGAACGTGATCTGGCGGCACTTGGAGACAAAATTCGCCAGCTGGACGACACCGCCAACCGGCTGATGGCCACGCACGGGGACTCGGCCGACGCCACGTACAGCAAGCAGCGCGAGATCAACGAGGCCTGGCATCAGCTGCAGGCGCGCGCCAACGCGCGCAAGGAGAAGTTGCTCGACTCGTACGACCTCCAGAG ATTCCTGTCTGATTATCGCGACCTGATGGCATGGATTAACTCCATGATGGCACTCGTGAGCTCGGAAGAACTTGCCAATGACGTCACAGGCGCCGAGGCTCTCCTCGAAAGACACCAG GAGCACCGCACCGAGATGGACGCACGCGCCGGCACGTTCCAGGCCTTGGAACTGTTCGGGCAGCAGCTGCTGCAAGGCGGACACTACGCCAGCGTCGACATCCAGGACAAGCTCAACGCCATGGCCGATGCGCGACAGGACCTCGAGAG AGCGTGGGTCGCGCGCCGCATGAAGCTGGACCAGAACCTGGAGCTGCAGCTGTTCTACCGCGACTGCGAGCAGGCGGAGGCGTGGATGGGCGCGCGCGAGGCGTTCCtggcgccgccgcccgccgccgacGCGCCCGACGCCGCCGACAACGTCGAGCAGCTCATCAAGAAGCACGAGGACTTCGACAAGGCCATCAATGCGCAC GAGGAAAAGATCGCTCAACTCCAAACCCTCGCCGATCAACTGATCGCTTCTGATCACTATGCGGCGGACCCTATCGACAAGAAACGTAAGCAAGTGCTGGACCGATGGCGACACCTGAAAGAGGCGCTCATCGAGAAACGATCCAG GTTGGGTGATGAACAAACTTTGCAACAATTTTCGCGTGATGCCGATGAAATGGAGAACTGGATCGCAGAAAAATTGCAACTCGCTACCGAAGAAAGTTACAAg GATCCAGCAAACATCCAGTCCAAACATCAAAAGCACCAGGCATTCGAGGCAGAGTTGGCTGCAAACGCAGAGCGTATTCAGTCTGTGCTAGCAATGGGAGGAAACCTCGTGCAGCGTGGACAGTGCAGCGGCAGCGAGGACGCGGTGCAG GCTCGCCTGGCGTCCATCGCAGATCAATGGGAATTCTTGACTCAAAAAACAACAGAGAAGTCGCTCAAGTTGAAGGAGGCCAACAAACAACGCACCTACATCGCCGCCGTTAAGGACCTTGATTTTTGGCTCGGAGAG GTTGAAAGTCTATTGACCTCTGAAGATTCCGGCAAGGATTTGGCATCAGTGCAAAATCTTATGAAGAAACATCAACTCGTTGAAGCCGACATTCAAGCTCACGAAGATCGCATCAATG ACATGAACGCGCAGGCGGACGCGCTGGTGTCGTCGGGGCAGTTCGACAGCGCCGGCATCGGCTCGCGCCGCGCCGCCATCAACGAGCGCTTCGAGCGCGTGCGGGCGCTCGCCGCGCACCGCCGCGCGCGCCTGCACGAGGCCAACACGCTGCACCAGTTCTTCCGCGACATCGCCGACGAGGAGTCCTGGATCAA agAGAAGAAGCTTCTCGTTGCATCGGATGACTACGGTCGCGACTTGACCGGTGTACAAAATCTACTCAAGAAGCACAAACGGCTCGAGGCCGAGCTCGCGAGCCACGAACCCGCGGTCCAGGCCGTGCAGGAGGCTGGCGAGAAGTTGAAGGACGTGAGCAACGTAGGCGTCGCTGAGATCGAGCAGCGTCTGCGTGCGCTCGCGCAGGCCTGGGATGCCCTGCAAGCGCTGGCGGCCGAACGGGGAGCCAAACTGCAGCAGTCACTCGCATACCAGCAGTTCCTGGCCAAACTGGACGAAGAGGAGGCCTGGATCAG CGAAAAGCAACAGCTGGTAGTAGTGAGCGAGTGCGGCGATAGCATGGCGGCAGTGCAAGGCCTGCTAAAGAAGCACGAGGCGCTGGAGGCGGAGTTGGCGTCGCGCGGAGAGCGCGTGCGCGAGCTGACGGCAGAGGGAGAGCGTCTGCTGGCCGCCGGGAACTTGCACTCGGAGGCGTTGGCGCACCGATTGGACCAACTGCAG TCTAAACTGGAGAAGTTGACATCTCTTGCGGCCCGTCGCAAGGCTGCGCTCGTGGACAATTCTGCGTACCTACAATTGCTGTGGAAGGCAGACGTAGTTGAATCCTGGATAGCAGACAAGGAGACCCACGTCCGCTCCGACGAGTTCGGACGTGACTTATCCACTGTGCAAACTCTGCTCACCAAGCAGGATACTTTCGATGCAG GTCTTGCCGCTTTCGAGCATGAGGGTATCCAGAACATAACAGCTCTGAAAGAGCAGCTTGTAGCCGCCGGCCACGAACAAAGTGCGGCTATTTCGCGCCGTCACGGTGATGTCATTGCGCGTTGGCAGCGTCTGCTCGCCGACTCGGCCGCACGCAAACAACGCCTGCTTCAACTACAGGACCAGTTCAGACAAATCGAAGAACTGTATCTCACGTTTGCGAAGAAG gcATCAGCATTCAACTCTTGGTTTGAAAACGCAGAAGAAGATCTCACTGATCCCGTTCGTTGCAATTCTATTGAAGAAATAAGGGCACTGCGCGATGCGCATGCACAATTCCAG gcgTCGCTGTCTTCAGCACAAAGTGACTTTGAAGCGCTGGCAGAGCTAGACGCGCAAATTAAGTCGTTCAATGTGGGCGCGAACCCTTACACCTGGTTCACAATGGAGGCGCTCGAGGAGACTTGGCGGAACCTGCGCAAGATTATAG CGGAACGCGATGTGGAGCTCACGAAGGAGGCTCAACGTCAAGAGGAGAACGATAAACTGCGCAAAGAATTCGCTAAACACGCCAACGCCTTCCATCAATGGTTGACTGAGACTCG GTACCGGCTGCTAGGCTGGGACGG AACATCTATGATGGAGGGTACTGGTTCCCTTGAGGCACAGCTGGCAGCCCTGCGTCAACGCGCAACTGAAGTGCGTGCCCGACGTAGCGACTTGCGTCGATTGGAGGAACTCG GAGCGGCGCTCGAAGAACATCTCATTTTGGACAACCGTTACACGGAGCACAGTACGGTGGGACTGGCGCAACAGTGGGATCAACTCGACCAGCTGTCCATGCGTATGCAGCACAACCTTGAGCAACAGATTCAGGCCAGGAACCACTCTG gCGTGAGCGAGGACGCTCTTAAAGAGTTCTCGATGATGTTCAAACACTTCGACAAGGATCGCTCTGGTCGCCTCAACCACCACGAGTTCAAGTCGTGTCTGCGTGCGCTCGGGTACGACCTACCCATGGTCGAGGAAGGCCAGCCTGACCCAGAGTTTGAGGCTATACTCA ATGTCGTGGATCCCAATCGTGACGGGCAAGTCTCTCTGCAAGAGTACATGGCATTCATGATCAGTAAGGAGACTGAGAACGTGCAGTCATCCGAAGAGATTGAGAACGCATTCCGCGCGATCACTGCACACCAGGATCGCGCATACGTCACCAAGGACGAACTATATGCT AACCTTACAAAGGAGATGGCAGACTATTGCGTGGCGCGTATGAAGCCCTACGTGGATTCGAAGACCGAGCGCCCCATCCCCAACGCACTCGATTACATCGACTTCACACGCACGCTCTTCCAGAACTAA